The following are encoded together in the Sparus aurata chromosome 1, fSpaAur1.1, whole genome shotgun sequence genome:
- the trmo gene encoding tRNA (adenine(37)-N6)-methyltransferase isoform X2 → MLDSAVRAHRKHMISIQSAVSKVALCEPAREQTPSPSPPSSQAALEKGNIQTVPIGYISSCFSVKNGTPRQPTICGPSRAELRIQQSVFNNPEHALVGLEHYSHVWIVFLFHKNGHLSYKAKVKPPRLNGQRVGVYSTRSPHRPNALGLTLAKLDKIVGDTVHLSEIDMIAGTPVLDIKPYIPEYDSPNTRMDMDSEPCDSNADQPGGTTVPLDESEEMLNLQNDSETDAQSDLESVLARETTEADSSGVAAPFSLPKHLHNVLEDVKTYVTQGDLFQLRCESDDQVSDSTKSKPQESSVEHPCYGEEAYSTIAGWIREPPVGSLEVRFTPQAERELAEFLPAHQSGPSESDRPRFKFLRSPEEAAAAIRGVLSADPRSVYRRTRCRDRLFFFTLDTADITCWFGRGFAEVLQVRPVEQHIAPT, encoded by the exons ATGTTGGACAGTGCAGTCAGAGCTCATCGCAAACACATGATATCCATTCAGTCTGCTGTGTCAAAGGTTGCACTCTGTGAACCTGCTAGAGAACAGACACCGTCGccttcaccaccatcatcacagGCTGCATTAGAGAAAG GAAACATCCAGACAGTCCCGATCGGTTACATCAGTTCCTGTTTCTCTGTGAAGAACGGGACCCCCAGACAGCCCACCATCTGTGGCCCCTCCAGGGCAGAACTGCGCATCCAGCAGAGTGTCTTCAACAACCCTGAACACGCTCTGGTGGGCCTGGAGCACTACTCCCATGTCTG GATCGTCTTTCTCTTCCACAAAAATGGACACCTGAGTTACAAAGCCAAAGTGAAGCCTCCCAGACTGAACGGTCAGAGAGTTGGTGTGTACTCCACGCGCAGTCCGCACCGACCGAATGCTCTGGGCCTAACTCTAGCTAAACTTGATAAAATTGTAG GTGATACAGTACATCTGTCAGAAATTGACATGATTGCTGGAACGCCGGTCCTGGACATCAAACCTTACATCCCGGAGTACGACTCCCCAAACACCAGGATGGACATGGACTCAGAACCTTGTGATTCAAACGCAGACCAACCAGGTGGAACCACTGTGCCACTAGATGAGTCAGAAGAGATGTTAAACCTCCAAAATGACTCTGAAACAGATGCTCAGTCAGACCTGGAAAGTGTCCTCGCAAGAGAAACGACAGAAGCTGATTCATCTGGAGTCGCCGCTCCGTTTTCTCTCCCCAAACACCTACACAATGTGCTGGAGGACGTCAAGACGTATGTGACCCAAGGTGACCTTTTTCAGCTGAGGTGTGAGAGCGATGATCAAGTTTCAGACTCAACCAAAAGCAAACCGCAAGAGTCGTCGGTGGAGCACCCTTGCTATGGAGAGGAGGCTTACAGCACCATCGCAGGCTGGATCAGAGAGCCTCCTGTGGGCAGTCTGGAGGTTCGATTCACCCCTCAGGCGGAGAGGGAGCTGGCAGAATTCCTTCCAGCACACCAGTCAG GGCCCTCGGAGAGTGACAGACCCAGGTTCAAGTTCCTGCGCAGtccagaggaggctgcagcCGCCATCAGAGGGGTTCTGTCAGCAGACCCACGGTCAGTCTACAGGAGGACACGCTGCAGAGACAGACTCTTCTTCTTTACCCTGGACACAGCTGACATCACCTGCTGGTTTGGAAGAGGCTTTGCTGAAGTGCTGCAAGTCCGGCCCGTTGAGCAACACATTGCCCCA
- the hemgn gene encoding skin secretory protein xP2 isoform X1: MEETLQQEKQESDYVNPNEDKGGIGRRLRDRDLLRKRKAEAQEKETNQWVLGVESQRKRPRAAGDRSGTKKRGRPRKNETSLELSVTQEEAAAPEEAPAVVVVPEPAEVIPDQTLAAVEEPPVLAASAPQLVFGSLQNPLFSPAPFISTPALFSPSVSAPAPAKDLDRAPIPFQDVAPAPDDVPVPTSTQAPDPAAAPAPPTAPSQVGALYVAQGREAPNQVLIEDVGPDEDEDIPPSQDKRVDEDLKGTPLINVPEQSKMFSVPTLSSTPPTQEYLPGNSY, encoded by the exons ATGGAGGAGACGTTGCAACAAGAGAAACAGGAGTCGGATTATGTGAATCCAAACGAGGACAAAG GTGGGATCGGCCGACGACTGAGGGACAGGGATCTTCTCAGGAAGAGAAAGGCTGAAGCGCAAGAGAAGGAGACTAACCAGTGGGTTTTGGG GGTGGAGAGCCAGAGGAAAAGACCCAGGGCTGCAGGGGACAGGAGTGGAacaaagaagagagggaggccCAGAAAGAATGAAACCTCGCTGGAGTTATCTGTCACgcaggaggaggcagcagcGCCCGAGGAAGCTCCTGCAGTAGTGGTGGTGCCTGAACCCGCTGAGGTCATCCCCGATCAAACATTAGCTGCTGTGGAAGAGCCACCTGTCCTCGCTGCTTCTGCTCCTCAGCTAGTGTTTGGATCCCTCCAAAACCCCCTCTTCTCTCCAGCTCCATTCATCTCGACCCCTGCTCTCTTTTCACCCTCAGTCTCTGCTCCAGCTCCCGCTAAAGATCTAGATAGGGCTCCAATCCCTTTCCAAGACGTGGCTCCAGCTCCAGATGATGTTCCAGTCCCCACCTCAACCCAAGCACCTGAtccagctgcagctcctgctcctcccaCAGCTCCTAGCCAAGTGGGGGCCCTCTATGTAGCACAAGGCAGGGAGGCTCCTAACCAGGTCCTGATTGAGGACGTGGGCCCAGACGAGGATGAAGACATCCCTCCGTCTCAAGACAAAAGAGTGGacgaag ATCTGAAAGGGACACCCTTGATCAACGTACCTGAACAAAGCAAGATGTTCTCAGTTCCCACCTTGTCCTCGACGCCACCTACGCAAGAATATCTCCCAGGAAACTCATACTAA
- the hemgn gene encoding skin secretory protein xP2 isoform X2 yields MEETLQQEKQESDYVNPNEDKGGIGRRLRDRDLLRKRKAEAQEKETNQVESQRKRPRAAGDRSGTKKRGRPRKNETSLELSVTQEEAAAPEEAPAVVVVPEPAEVIPDQTLAAVEEPPVLAASAPQLVFGSLQNPLFSPAPFISTPALFSPSVSAPAPAKDLDRAPIPFQDVAPAPDDVPVPTSTQAPDPAAAPAPPTAPSQVGALYVAQGREAPNQVLIEDVGPDEDEDIPPSQDKRVDEDLKGTPLINVPEQSKMFSVPTLSSTPPTQEYLPGNSY; encoded by the exons ATGGAGGAGACGTTGCAACAAGAGAAACAGGAGTCGGATTATGTGAATCCAAACGAGGACAAAG GTGGGATCGGCCGACGACTGAGGGACAGGGATCTTCTCAGGAAGAGAAAGGCTGAAGCGCAAGAGAAGGAGACTAACCA GGTGGAGAGCCAGAGGAAAAGACCCAGGGCTGCAGGGGACAGGAGTGGAacaaagaagagagggaggccCAGAAAGAATGAAACCTCGCTGGAGTTATCTGTCACgcaggaggaggcagcagcGCCCGAGGAAGCTCCTGCAGTAGTGGTGGTGCCTGAACCCGCTGAGGTCATCCCCGATCAAACATTAGCTGCTGTGGAAGAGCCACCTGTCCTCGCTGCTTCTGCTCCTCAGCTAGTGTTTGGATCCCTCCAAAACCCCCTCTTCTCTCCAGCTCCATTCATCTCGACCCCTGCTCTCTTTTCACCCTCAGTCTCTGCTCCAGCTCCCGCTAAAGATCTAGATAGGGCTCCAATCCCTTTCCAAGACGTGGCTCCAGCTCCAGATGATGTTCCAGTCCCCACCTCAACCCAAGCACCTGAtccagctgcagctcctgctcctcccaCAGCTCCTAGCCAAGTGGGGGCCCTCTATGTAGCACAAGGCAGGGAGGCTCCTAACCAGGTCCTGATTGAGGACGTGGGCCCAGACGAGGATGAAGACATCCCTCCGTCTCAAGACAAAAGAGTGGacgaag ATCTGAAAGGGACACCCTTGATCAACGTACCTGAACAAAGCAAGATGTTCTCAGTTCCCACCTTGTCCTCGACGCCACCTACGCAAGAATATCTCCCAGGAAACTCATACTAA
- the trmo gene encoding tRNA (adenine(37)-N6)-methyltransferase isoform X1, whose amino-acid sequence MSPACDCCGEQVNKLNQQVSVMRKEIKNLRQMLDSAVRAHRKHMISIQSAVSKVALCEPAREQTPSPSPPSSQAALEKGNIQTVPIGYISSCFSVKNGTPRQPTICGPSRAELRIQQSVFNNPEHALVGLEHYSHVWIVFLFHKNGHLSYKAKVKPPRLNGQRVGVYSTRSPHRPNALGLTLAKLDKIVGDTVHLSEIDMIAGTPVLDIKPYIPEYDSPNTRMDMDSEPCDSNADQPGGTTVPLDESEEMLNLQNDSETDAQSDLESVLARETTEADSSGVAAPFSLPKHLHNVLEDVKTYVTQGDLFQLRCESDDQVSDSTKSKPQESSVEHPCYGEEAYSTIAGWIREPPVGSLEVRFTPQAERELAEFLPAHQSGPSESDRPRFKFLRSPEEAAAAIRGVLSADPRSVYRRTRCRDRLFFFTLDTADITCWFGRGFAEVLQVRPVEQHIAPT is encoded by the exons ATGAGTCCTGCGTGTGACTGCTGCGGTGAGCAGGTCAATAAGCTGAATCAGCAGGTTTCTGTGATGAGGAAAGAAATCAAGAACCTGAG GCAGATGTTGGACAGTGCAGTCAGAGCTCATCGCAAACACATGATATCCATTCAGTCTGCTGTGTCAAAGGTTGCACTCTGTGAACCTGCTAGAGAACAGACACCGTCGccttcaccaccatcatcacagGCTGCATTAGAGAAAG GAAACATCCAGACAGTCCCGATCGGTTACATCAGTTCCTGTTTCTCTGTGAAGAACGGGACCCCCAGACAGCCCACCATCTGTGGCCCCTCCAGGGCAGAACTGCGCATCCAGCAGAGTGTCTTCAACAACCCTGAACACGCTCTGGTGGGCCTGGAGCACTACTCCCATGTCTG GATCGTCTTTCTCTTCCACAAAAATGGACACCTGAGTTACAAAGCCAAAGTGAAGCCTCCCAGACTGAACGGTCAGAGAGTTGGTGTGTACTCCACGCGCAGTCCGCACCGACCGAATGCTCTGGGCCTAACTCTAGCTAAACTTGATAAAATTGTAG GTGATACAGTACATCTGTCAGAAATTGACATGATTGCTGGAACGCCGGTCCTGGACATCAAACCTTACATCCCGGAGTACGACTCCCCAAACACCAGGATGGACATGGACTCAGAACCTTGTGATTCAAACGCAGACCAACCAGGTGGAACCACTGTGCCACTAGATGAGTCAGAAGAGATGTTAAACCTCCAAAATGACTCTGAAACAGATGCTCAGTCAGACCTGGAAAGTGTCCTCGCAAGAGAAACGACAGAAGCTGATTCATCTGGAGTCGCCGCTCCGTTTTCTCTCCCCAAACACCTACACAATGTGCTGGAGGACGTCAAGACGTATGTGACCCAAGGTGACCTTTTTCAGCTGAGGTGTGAGAGCGATGATCAAGTTTCAGACTCAACCAAAAGCAAACCGCAAGAGTCGTCGGTGGAGCACCCTTGCTATGGAGAGGAGGCTTACAGCACCATCGCAGGCTGGATCAGAGAGCCTCCTGTGGGCAGTCTGGAGGTTCGATTCACCCCTCAGGCGGAGAGGGAGCTGGCAGAATTCCTTCCAGCACACCAGTCAG GGCCCTCGGAGAGTGACAGACCCAGGTTCAAGTTCCTGCGCAGtccagaggaggctgcagcCGCCATCAGAGGGGTTCTGTCAGCAGACCCACGGTCAGTCTACAGGAGGACACGCTGCAGAGACAGACTCTTCTTCTTTACCCTGGACACAGCTGACATCACCTGCTGGTTTGGAAGAGGCTTTGCTGAAGTGCTGCAAGTCCGGCCCGTTGAGCAACACATTGCCCCA